In Plasmodium falciparum 3D7 genome assembly, chromosome: 13, the following are encoded in one genomic region:
- a CDS encoding sodium/hydrogen exchanger, translated as MIYVATLSSDYESRKKEDNIKGRRKLWRISIFKIILIILFLCLFKKNDVLILKDECFDEYNNSSSIWVAPFVSMKDFVKRKCGNYIYMYIFDMKKDGIVNIESTFLETLHNNNNNYYYNDIDLNRMKYMYHDTCFISNKRNNLKRNNFCNIANIKDFDCSCGEKKRYRILQEVKKKDSRRKRGDKKRNEEYKDDSDDNSDDNSDDNSDDNFYDDDGDDDDDGNKNQMPTASNEVSEGIVFFCFIFISATMLQFILSKIHKFNIPVSVIWFLYGMCTYVIAKNFNMFEENTLHKSIINARNIDSSVLYFVLLPILLYEATQDINYYAFKNFLYGGIGLAVVGVALQVGILGILFYYTFMYRQEQSPLSSSFLLASILSSTDPVAVLSILNVVDAPSKISSMFHVESLINDGSSVLLFQFFFYLTIGYKANTSQYAVLFVKLLFLSPVFGIGMAMITFAWINLYRKHYYNQCLATITMCYLCYFVSEYYLNLSGPLSIVCYGLFINAYGHIALDEIAQRKHKEIVELLALMGNSSIFIISGIISFGMMENVFKDNLYFFLYIALTYVYLLLARSVMILIFTPFLSKIGYEVNCKEILLLIWGGLRGGIVLVLGLRIEAENKINEKLTKELAYYISGSVLLILTIQGLTFECLYRFLNIYPPNPFRIVYLEKVLKMIDYNFYIRKKNLKNYWLFKGTNILHFSSKIVPELYWRKMNKYGEFDLRLPDIYTCLQDIRTCDISFWERSYDSHTFIESFDDYSCNEKRPREKNKMEKGVISNLDLKGRTMNEIDMVHDNNNNNNMRDDNVRDDNMCDNNMSNNNTCDKDGYTDKRNNNIQNDDNNKNYKNNKNYKNNKNNNNKVDNNDHEKENNHMYNNTHNITNLSKLYNDEYYNKGKNCENANINGGDNKKNVYENLRDKTNFFNDLTGNEDTSDVYTYLNKHSYNNVSNIRGVYNYYYGNNNKYNNNHNNKNNNNNIHNNIHNIHNRYRSLNVISRKISIDNSYKGEMRINVIRNNDNYYSSYDDEDHNYTNINRSLSSKNFDHFSNNLNEFTDNVSSCSDKAFDHVKIKNLNAFNFDKIAVKDYDKLIKKMNYREFKRTRTEKEENFNVIDNIVNSNKETFNPKYNLRLIEHATHLPKTLSDNLLMKSSIEQDDPYDKDQKKKRKKKKKEKQKQKKKERKKNFLNFRGDDSEEDGPIDNSNPDSSEEEEFKQDKEKSIKQKNNNNNNNNNNKIHNKDSSDNDADIEEVEGESDDMSNINYDNITKEDENLLNEYKDIKKKMDDKSDYYDSREMLNLDERNKDLIMSDNFIVKIPVDISNDDREIIKKNMKSNENIKTISVDALYNDDDKKKKISGSNNDNNDNNNDDKNNKNDDDNHNDNHKNDDDNHNDNHNNDDDNNNDNHNDDDNNSSHYNKEKEANFNEYLTYQNLFALQNEDNNIINFFSNDKKYNSRKSTKKHSSAFNISTKGTNDKSLFLLNNDIDKKKKKSLKLFNRVNNKSSCSACSGGFNFGPCTARPKKKMCEHYHEHVRKYHADNKKRKKKYDKKNIKEGYDGNSCFSSNNIGNDDINNKKDNFEFGNENCTLPRNNTADFTPQRYDTDQTINFECIEEMCQKRHGGIPFYSFLKRPKIKIKNKLFNELRRARSHESYVNKEKVIKKRDYINYNTLKKRMIRKEREGELYIMIFNTCRELYKKLYVNGFISGECLLTLTSILDLSADFAIKKVRMNPIKAWADAFDKGRKHKRRSTRRNSIDHRNGFEYEFHILLSKLKINKKNFFFFSPKVVNIFLVYEHCMKDLQIILSYVDVHQCTLDKGGITMKLLLGKNLLRSYYRNIELAKNLIPHLVRKYKDVVKYCLIKIGTDMLLHLKKTIVNEQAANGLLLSQDNEKLNGIFDEQQVKINRYRPYLHYFLKKNILKRFIK; from the exons atgaTTTATGTAGCAACACTCAGCTCAGATTATGAAAGTCGAAAGAAggaagataatataaaagggAGGAGAAAATTATGGCGAATaagtatatttaaaataatattgattatattatttttatgtttatttaaaaagaatgatGTTTTAATTTTGAAAGACGAATGTTTTGACGagtataataatagtagtagcaTATGGGTAGCTCCTTTTGTTAGTATGAAAGATTTtgttaaaagaaaatgtgggaattatatatatatgtatatttttgatatGAAAAAAGATGGGATTGTAAATATAGAAAGTACATTTTTGGAGACacttcataataataataataattattattataatgatattgaTTTGAATCGtatgaaatatatgtatcatGACACATGTTTTATATcgaataaaagaaataatttgaaaaggaataatttttgtaatattgcCAATATAAAAGATTTTGATTGTTCCTGTGgggaaaagaaaagatatCGAATTTTACaagaagtaaaaaaaaaagactcTAGAAGAAAAAGAGGAGATAAAAAGAGAAACGAAGAATATAAAGATGATTCAGATGATAATTCAGATGATAATTCTGATGATAATTCTGatgataatttttatgatgatgatggtgATGATGACGATGATGGTAATAAAAATCAAATGCCAACAGCTTCTAACGAAGTTTCTGAAGGTAtagtatttttttgttttatattcatttcagCTACCATGTtacaatttatattatcgAAGATTCACAAATTTAATATCCCTGTATCCGTTATTTGGTTTTTATATGGAATGTGTACTTATGTAATAgctaaaaattttaatatgtttGAAGAGAATACCTTACATAAATCTATAATTAATGCTAGGAATATTGATTCTtcagttttatattttgttcttttgcctatattattatatgaagcTACTCaagatataaattattatgcttttaagaattttttatatggagGTATAGGTTTAGCTGTTGTGGGTGTTGCTTTACAAGTAGGTATATTAggtatattgttttattatacttTTATGTATAGACAAGAGCAGAGTCCATTATCTAGTAGTTTTTTACTAGCATCTATTTTATCTTCCACCGACCCTGTAGCTGTGTTATCTATATTAAATGTGGTTGATGCTCCGTCTAAAATAAGTTCTATGTTTCATGTAGAATCTTTAATAAATGACGGTAGTTCAGTGTTGttgtttcaattttttttttatttaactaTAGGATATAAAGCGAATACTTCCCAATATGCTGTGTTGtttgtaaaattattatttttaagtcCTGTTTTTGGTATAGGTATGGCTATGATAACTTTTGCATGGATTAATTTATATAGgaaacattattataatcagtGTTTAGCTACGATAACAATGtgttatttatgttattttgtATCAGAgtattatttgaatttatCAGGGCCATTGTCTATTGTATGTTAtggattatttattaatgcaTATGGTCATATTGCGTTAGATGAAATAGCTCAAAGAAAACATAAAGAAATTGTTGAATTGTTAGCGTTGATGGGTAATTCTagtattttcattatatcaGGTATCATATCATTTGGTATGATGGAGAATGTGTTTAaagataatttatatttctttttatatattgccttgacatatgtatatttattactaGCACGTTCTGTTATGATATTAATCTTTACTCCTTTCCTTTCAAAAATAGGATATGAGGTGAATTGTAAGGAGATTCTGTTATTAATATGGGGAGGGTTGAGAGGTGGTATTGTGTTAGTCTTAGGACTACGTATAGAAGCAGAGAATAAGATAAATGAGAAATTAACAAAAGAGTTAGCTTATTATATAAGTGGTAGTGTTTTATTAATCTTAACTATTCAAGGATTAACTTTTGAATGTTTATATAgatttttgaatatatatccaCCTAATCCTTTTCGTATTGTTTATTTAGAAAAagtattaaaaatgatagattataatttttatatacgaAAAAAGAATCTAAAGAATTATTGGTTATTTAAAGGTAcgaatattttacatttctCAAGTAAAATTGTACCAGAATTATATTGGAggaaaatgaataaatatggTGAGTTTGATTTACGATTACCAGATATTTATACTTGTCTTCAGGATATTCGTACATGTGACATATCTTTTTGGGAACGTTCGTATGACTCTCACACTTTTATAGAGAGTTTCGATGATTATTCGTGTAATGAAAAAAGGCCcagggaaaaaaataaaatggaaaaGGGTGTTATATCAAATTTGGATTTGAAGGGTAGGACCATGAACGAAATCGACATGGTCcacgataataataataataataatatgagaGATGATAATGTAAGAGATGATAATAtgtgtgataataatatgtctaataataatacgtGTGATAAGGATGGATATACAGATAAGAGaaacaataatatacaaaatgacgacaacaataaaaattataaaaataataaaaattataaaaataataaaaataataataacaaggttgataataatgatcatgaaaaagaaaataatcataTGTATAACAATACACATAACATCACAAATTTaagtaaattatataatgatgaatattataacaaaGGAAAGAATTGTGAAAATGCAAATATAAATGGtggagataataaaaaaaatgtatacgAAAATTTGAGAGACAAAACTAACTTTTTTAATGATTTAACAGGAAATGAAGATACTAGTGATGTGTATACTTATTTAAATAAGCATAGTTATAATAATGTGAGTAATATTCGTGGtgtgtataattattattatggtaataataataagtataataataatcataataataaaaataataataataatattcataataatattcataatattcataatagaTATAGAAGCTTAAATGTTATAAGCAGAAAAATTAGCATTGACAATTCATATAAAGGAGAAATGAGAATTAATGTCATaagaaataatgataattactATAGTagttatgatgatgaagatcataattatacaaatattaatagATCTTTATCATCGAAAAATTTTGATCATTTCAGTAATAATTTAAACGAATTTACAGATAATGTATCTTCATGTTCTGATAAAGCATTTGATCatgttaaaataaaaaatttaaatgcttttaattttgataaaataGCTGTAAAGGATtatgataaattaattaagaaaatgaattatagagaatttaaaagaacaagaaccgagaaagaagaaaattttaATGTGATAGATAATATTGTTAATAGTAATAAAGAAACGTTCAATCCAAAATATAATCTTAGATTAATTGAACATGCTACACATCTACCGAAAACGTTAAGCGATAATTTGTTGATGAAAAGTAGTATAGAGCAGGATGATCCATATGATAAAgatcaaaagaaaaaaagaaaaaaaaaaaaaaaagaaaaacaaaaacaaaaaaaaaaagaaagaaaaaaaaatttcttaaATTTTAGAGGAGATGATAGTGAAGAAGATGGTCCTATTGATAATAGTAATCCTGATAGTAGCGAAGAAGAAGAATTTAAAcaagataaagaaaaaagtataaagcaaaaaaataataataataataataataataataataaaatacataacaAAGATAGTAGTGATAATGATGCTGATATAGAAGAAGTCGAAGGCGAATCAGATGATATgagtaatattaattatgataatataactaaagaagatgaaaatttattaaatgaatataaagatataaagaaaaaaatggatGATAAAagtgattattatgattctAGAGAAATGTTAAATTTAGatgaaagaaataaagaCTTGATAATGAGTGATAATTTTATTGTAAAAATCCCTGTTGATATATCGAATGATGATAGAGaaatcattaaaaaaaatatgaagtcTAATGAAAATATCAAGACAATTTCGGTAGATGCCctatataatgatgatgataaaaaaaaaaaaataagtggtagtaataatgataataatgataacaataatgatgataagaataataagaatgatgatgataaccataatgataatcataagaatgatgatgataaccataatgataatcataataatgatgatgataacaataatgataatcataatgatgatgataataatagtagtcattataataaagaaaaggaaGCCAACTTCAACGAATATTTAACATATCAAAACCTATTTGCTCTACagaatgaagataataatattataaatttctttagtaatgataaaaaatataattcaagAAAAAGTACGAAAAAACATTCTTCcgcttttaatatttcaacTAAGGGTACTAATGACAAAagtttatttttgttaaataatgatatagataaaaagaaaaagaaaagtttaaaattatttaatagagttaataataaatcttCTTGCAGTGCTTGTTCAGGAGGTTTTAATTTTGGTCCATGCACTGCAAgacctaaaaaaaaaatgtgtgaACATTATCATGAACATGTTCGTAAGTATCATgctgataataaaaaaagaaaaaagaaatatgataaaaaaaatataaaagaaggaTATGATGGTAACTCATGTtttagtagtaataatataggaAATGatgacataaataataaaaaggataatttTGAATTTGGAAATGAAAATTGTACTTTACCAAGAAATAACACAGCAGATTTTACACCACAGAGATATGATACTGATCAAACGATCAATTTTGAATGTATCGAAGAAATGTGTCAGAAAAGACATGGTGGTATACCTTTTTATAGTTTTTTGAAAAGGcctaaaataaaaataaagaataaattatttaatgaattGAGAAGAGCAAGAAGCCACGAAAGTTATgttaataaagaaaaggttattaaaaaaagagattatattaattataatacattgaaaaaaagaatgataagaaaagaaagagaaggagaattatatattatgatatttaaTACTTGTagagaattatataaaaaattatatgttaatGGATTTATATCTGGAGAATGTTTATTAACGCTTACATCTATTTTAGATTTATCAGCTGATTTCGCTATTAAAAAAGTTAGAATGAATCCTATAAAAGCATGGGCAGATGCATTTGATAAAGGAAGAAAACATAAAAGAAGAAGTACTAGAAGAAATAGTATAGATCATAGAAATGGATTTGAATAtgaatttcatatattattatcaaaattaaaaattaacaaaaaaaatttcttttttttctcaccTAAGGTAGTCAATATTTTCCTTGTATATGAACACTGTATGAAAGATCTACAAATCATTTTGTCATATGTTGATGTTCATCAGTGTACATTAGATAAGGGGGGTATTACAATGAAATTACTTCTGGGAAAAAACTTGCTTAGAAGttattatagaaatataGAACTAGCCAAAAATTTAATTCCACATCTTGTTCGGAAATATAAAGACGTGGTTAAATATTGCCTTATCAAAATAGGGACCGATATGTTATTACATTTGAAAAAAACg aTTGTTAATGAACAAGCAGCCAACGGACTGCTTTTATCACAAGATAACGAAAAACTGAATGGAATTTTCGATGAGCAACAAGTAAAAATTAATAGATATAGACCTTACCTAcactattttttaaaaaaaaatattctaaaaaggtttataaaatga
- a CDS encoding tetratricopeptide repeat protein, putative — MKEIITDSEAPTYNIDSDDEAPCEYLNDIYAISEDTFCFKIIKELGNGYYSPGNGHKIKIIYYELGSEDNITSANVYLGKNDKLPYICEIAARCMKENEVCIVQGPKDFSRIFKNSEVKTKYDKTHNFKAEFKKGLRFKQKCVDIYSRDPLINKYKKIKINSNDINLLMKKKKINKERKKTNTDEINIKSNIINNMNDLKNNGNLKIGDSDHLQIYNCNNNKNKLSCDNTTHLYLTRQDINNLKYQFFTQTELCTYVIYLKEFRRVDILNDDKTIIKEIIKEGKGICTPKKNDYVDFLLNENNKQEYIHTILDINNLKYRGLFHILQHMKKNEISKVILKGNQCNHIYYLNHDCQKNIQNHPFYINQQHNNVYDKIHTNHKSINIKKNTSCEEHQIINHPQKSNTNHKSIDYIDDNKTSHVHNDTTNVSLNLIKTNIEKEQIKEFYIQLIDYKKSKIININSIININTSEKLLLYINQEKIHKTNDINKNIKKNQQFNIPTIDTESELIIKMSLTYLDNTTKQNIYLPICYTKNNKNIKKNSAYFIYSYGSCFTSPLWFYHSLKDLKEGQQIIIPIEKNKNIFEEKHFVYHIIYENFDTTKKSVHKNQKDHKNFQINTTHKQYNTNRNKLHNLNSDNKNGRNKIKTHNHTYNFLQALISNRNQGKGFYLIKKFKKNDVNNFCNAFFKLHERYMDKNKNQKKIKKIKKIKKIKKIKEIEKIKKIKKINKLINFQTKMNHFNNLFLNFKRKHFHRKIIKIKMKNITLTTKNIINNKLLQICITEQNRDKNIKKKIKCTSHNNTNNLYKQQYKKKYNNNNNNTYLFEKSLNNVYFDRFFYNKDTILKIKVVKIICKKKDPWNMNISEQIENIKIYNDMGNKFTQNKLYYAASIQYKKAFDICRFSKIYNLIFEEKKKVQDLHNNDYQNEKDNKQIEQQNYQNELLSYMEKIITNLSITFYKMNNYNECITYAQKACIINPQNVKAIYWKNMSYLSQNKYTQVIQNLNNPFCLNNETLLKLYNSARLIKKKHDTNFNSLFYAMYDNKKI; from the exons ATGAAAGAAATTATTACTGACTCTGAAGCTCCAA cTTATAATATTGATAGTGATGATGAAGCACCTTGTGAATATttgaatgatatatatgCGATAAGTGAAGACACGTTTTgctttaaaattattaaagaaTTAGGAAAT ggCTATTATAGTCCTGGAAATggacataaaataaaaa ttatatattatgagtTGGGTAGCGAAGACAATATAACAAGTGCAAATGTGTACTTAGGAAAAAATG atAAGTTACCTTATATATGCGAAATTGCTGCAAGATGTATGAAGGAAAATGAAGTGTGTATTGTACAAGGTCCCAAGGATTTTTCTA gGATTTTTAAAAACTCAGAGGTTAAGACCAAATACGATAAAACGCATAATTTTAAAGCagaatttaaaaaaggaTTAAGGTTTAAACAAAAATGTGTCGACATATATTCAAGAGACCCCTTAAtcaataaatacaaaaaaattaaaataaactctaatgatattaatttgttaatgaaaaaaaaaaaaataaacaaagaaagaaagaaaacaaATACGGACGAAATCAATATTAAATCGAatatcataaataatatgaatgaccttaaaaataatggtaatttaaaaataggAGATAGTGATCATCTACAAATttataattgtaataataacaaaaacaaattatCATGTGATAACACAACACATCTATACTTAACTAGGCAAGATATaaacaatttaaaatatcaaTTTTTTACACAAACAGAATTATGTAcctatgttatatatttaaaagaatttaGAAGAGTTGATATTTTGAATGATGATAAAACGAtcataaaagaaattattaaggAAGGAAAGGGAATATGTActccaaaaaaaaatgattatgtCGATTTTCTtctaaatgaaaataataaacaagaatatatacacacaatacttgatattaataatttaaaatatagaggattatttcatatattacaacatatgaaaaaaaatgaaatctCTAAAGTTATACTTAAGGGAAACCAAtgtaatcatatatattatctaaatCATGATTGTCagaaaaatattcaaaatcatccattttatataaatcaacAACATAATAACGTATACGATAAAATACACACAAACCataaatcaataaatataaaaaaaaatacatctTGTGAAGAACATCAAATTATAAATCATCCACAGAAATCGAATACAAATCATAAATCAATCGATTATATCGATGATAATAAAACGTCTCATGTACATAATGATACAACGAATGTATCTCTCAACTtaattaaaacaaatattgaaaaagaacaaataaaagaattttatatacaattaatagactataaaaaatcaaaaattattaatataaattcaattattaatataaacacAAGTGAAAAATTActcttatatataaatcaagaaaaaatacataaaacaaatgatataaataaaaatattaaaaaaaatcaacAATTTAATATACCGACTATAGACACGGAATCGGAacttataattaaaatgagCTTAACATACTTAGATAATAcaacaaaacaaaatatttatttaccaATTTGTTATactaagaataataaaaatataaaaaagaattccgcatattttatttattcatatggtTCTTGTTTTACATCTCCCTTATGGTTTTATCATTCTTTAAAAGATTTGAAAGAAGGACAACAAATTATTATACccatagaaaaaaataaaaacatctTTGAAGAAAAGCATTTTGTTTATCATATCATCTATGAAAATTTTGatacaacaaaaaaatcTGTGCACAAAAATCAAAAAGATCATAAGAATTTTCAGATAAACACAACACATAAGcaatataatacaaacaGAAATAAGTTGCACAATCTAAatagtgataataaaaatggaagaaataaaataaaaacacacAATCACACATACAATTTTTTACAAGCATTAATATCTAACAGAAATCAAGGTAAAGGTTTTTatcttattaaaaaatttaaaaaaaatgatgtcAACAATTTTTGCAATGCCTTCTTTAAATTACATGAACGTTATATggacaaaaataaaaaccaaaaaaaaattaaaaaaattaaaaagattaaaaagattaaaaaaattaaagagattgaaaaaattaaaaaaattaaaaaaattaataaattaataaatttccAAACCAAAATGAACCATTTTAATAACCTCTTCCTAAATTTTAAACGTAAACATTTTCatagaaaaattataaaaataaaaatgaaaaatataacattaacaacaaaaaatattataaataataaattattacaaatatgTATTACTGAACAAAATAGAGACAAAaacataaagaaaaaaataaaatgtacaaGTCATAACAACACAAACAATCTCTATAAacaacaatataaaaaaaaatataataataataataataatacttatcTTTTTGAAAAATCGTTGAATAATGTATACTTTGATcgctttttttataacaaagataccatattaaaaataaaagttgttaaaattatttgtaaaaaaaaggatccatggaatatgaatatatcagaacaaatagaaaatataaaaatttataatgatATGGGAAATAAATTTACtcaaaacaaattatattacGCTGCTTCAattcaatataaaaaagctTTTGATATATGTAgattttcaaaaatatataatttaatatttgaagaaaaaaaaaaagtacaagatctacataataatgattatcaaaatgaaaaagacaataaacaaatagaacaacaaaattatcaaaatgaattattatcatatatggaaaaaataataactaaTTTATCtattactttttataaaatgaataattataatgaatgtATAACATATGCTCAAAAGGCATGTATTATAAACCCACAAAATGTGAAAGCTATATATTGGAAAAATATGTCCTACTTatcacaaaataaatatacacaagttatacaaaatttaaataatcctTTTTGCTTAAACAACGAaacattattaaaattgtatAATTCCGCTAggttgataaaaaaaaaacacgaTACAAATTTTAATTCTCTATTTTATGCTATGtatgataacaaaaaaatataa